From Candidatus Sphingomonas colombiensis, one genomic window encodes:
- a CDS encoding alpha/beta hydrolase, with product MFRKLSGIALMLLPLPVVAQVQPFPASFHVEEVPTNGTTLHVRIGGRGPAVVLLHGYGETGDMWAPLAADLARDHTVIVPDLRGLGLSARPAGGYDKKTQGRDIAGLLDAVHVKRADLVTHDIGNMVGYAFAAQYRARVTRFVPMDAPLPGVGPWEEILKNPLLWHFRFGGPDMERLVAGRERIYLDRFWNEFSATPAKFSEASREHYAALYALPGAMHAGFAQFAAFDQDAIDDKAFLAEGKLAMPVLAIGGAKSFGPTMATVMRAAASNVEEAVVPDSGHWLMEEQPAYTVTLVRKFLDGGN from the coding sequence ATGTTTCGCAAACTCTCCGGCATCGCGCTGATGCTGTTGCCGTTACCGGTTGTCGCGCAGGTCCAGCCATTCCCCGCGAGCTTCCATGTCGAGGAGGTGCCGACCAACGGCACCACGCTCCATGTGCGGATCGGGGGCAGGGGCCCGGCGGTAGTGTTGCTCCACGGTTATGGCGAGACAGGCGACATGTGGGCGCCGCTCGCCGCCGATCTGGCGCGCGATCACACGGTTATCGTTCCCGATTTGCGCGGGCTTGGTTTGTCCGCGCGGCCGGCCGGCGGGTATGACAAGAAAACGCAGGGACGCGACATCGCCGGTTTGCTCGACGCGGTGCACGTAAAGCGGGCCGATCTCGTCACCCATGATATCGGCAATATGGTCGGCTACGCCTTTGCCGCACAGTATCGCGCACGGGTCACCCGGTTCGTGCCGATGGACGCGCCGCTGCCCGGCGTGGGCCCGTGGGAGGAAATCCTGAAGAACCCGCTGCTCTGGCATTTCCGCTTCGGCGGCCCTGACATGGAGCGATTGGTGGCCGGGCGCGAGCGCATCTACCTCGACCGCTTCTGGAACGAATTTTCCGCGACGCCGGCGAAATTCAGCGAGGCCTCACGCGAGCATTACGCCGCGCTCTATGCATTGCCCGGCGCGATGCATGCCGGCTTCGCCCAATTCGCGGCGTTTGATCAGGATGCGATCGATGATAAGGCGTTCCTCGCGGAAGGCAAGCTGGCCATGCCGGTGCTGGCGATCGGCGGCGCGAAATCGTTCGGCCCGACGATGGCGACCGTGATGCGTGCCGCGGCGAGCAATGTCGAAGAGGCTGTGGTGCCCGATTCCGGCCATTGGCTGATGGAAGAGCAGCCGGCTTACACGGTCACGCTGGTGCGCAAGTTCCTAGACGGCGGTAATTGA
- a CDS encoding FAD-dependent oxidoreductase — MSTLGTREYQMFPVLDAAQMETASRFASGPARAFAPNELAYAIGEQGAPAWLVLAGTIHVTRRDGLSREAVVTVHGVGQLSGEVNQLSGRPSMANGRAGPDGCTALPFDAAHLRALMVGSAEVGEIVMRALILRRVGLIEEGGAGTILIGIPGSPDITRIQGFLTRSGYPNLVLDAASDEEGKALVERIGVQPDELPLIVCPSGSILKRPSNAEVAACLGMTPDLDPEMLYDVAIVGAGPAGLAAAVYAASEGLSVIVLDERAMGGQAGASARIENYLGFPTGISGQALAGRAFNQALKFGAEIAIPLEVMRLDCGYEGGPGDPLALELPGDRRIRSRTVIIASGARYRRPDIPNLAMFEGAGISYWASPIEAKLCAGEEVALVGGGNSAGQAVVFLAPRVKRLHLIVRRDLSATMSRYLIDRIAALPNVTVHVGTEIAGLEGDAASGLKAAIFRNRADGSTDRRALRHIFLFIGADPNAGWLQDCVETDGKGFVVTGRSTLPLETSRGGVFAIGDVRAGSTKRVAAAVGEGAAVVAQIHIALAKRAPPETG, encoded by the coding sequence ATGAGCACGCTTGGCACCCGCGAATATCAGATGTTCCCCGTGCTCGACGCTGCGCAGATGGAGACGGCATCGCGCTTCGCCAGCGGCCCCGCGCGCGCGTTCGCGCCGAACGAGCTGGCCTATGCCATCGGTGAACAGGGCGCCCCGGCGTGGCTGGTGCTGGCGGGAACGATCCATGTCACGCGCCGTGACGGATTGAGCCGTGAGGCGGTCGTCACCGTCCATGGCGTTGGTCAGTTGAGCGGAGAGGTCAACCAGCTTTCGGGGCGACCTTCCATGGCCAACGGGCGCGCCGGCCCGGACGGGTGCACCGCATTGCCGTTCGACGCTGCGCATTTGCGCGCGCTGATGGTGGGATCGGCCGAGGTTGGCGAAATCGTCATGCGCGCGCTGATCCTGCGCCGGGTCGGCCTGATCGAGGAAGGTGGCGCGGGCACCATTCTGATCGGCATACCGGGCAGCCCCGACATCACCCGGATTCAGGGGTTTCTGACCCGCAGCGGCTACCCCAATCTCGTCCTCGACGCCGCTTCGGACGAGGAAGGCAAGGCATTGGTGGAGCGCATCGGCGTGCAGCCGGACGAATTGCCGCTGATCGTCTGCCCTAGCGGCTCGATCCTGAAGCGGCCAAGCAATGCCGAGGTTGCCGCCTGCCTTGGCATGACACCCGATCTCGATCCGGAAATGCTCTACGACGTGGCGATCGTCGGCGCGGGGCCCGCCGGGCTCGCCGCCGCCGTTTATGCCGCCTCGGAAGGGCTGTCGGTGATCGTGCTCGACGAACGCGCGATGGGCGGACAGGCGGGAGCGTCCGCACGGATCGAAAACTATCTCGGCTTCCCGACCGGCATTTCGGGACAGGCACTCGCCGGGCGCGCGTTCAATCAGGCGTTGAAGTTCGGTGCCGAGATCGCGATCCCGCTCGAGGTGATGCGGCTGGATTGTGGCTATGAAGGCGGCCCCGGCGACCCGCTGGCGCTCGAACTGCCGGGCGATCGCCGCATCCGATCGCGCACGGTCATCATCGCGTCGGGCGCGCGCTATCGCCGGCCCGACATTCCCAATCTCGCGATGTTCGAGGGCGCCGGCATTTCCTATTGGGCATCGCCGATCGAGGCGAAATTATGCGCTGGTGAAGAAGTGGCGCTGGTCGGTGGAGGCAATTCCGCCGGGCAGGCGGTGGTGTTTCTCGCCCCTCGGGTGAAGCGGCTGCATCTGATCGTGCGGCGCGATCTGTCGGCGACGATGTCGCGCTATCTGATCGATCGCATCGCGGCGCTGCCGAACGTCACCGTGCATGTCGGCACCGAGATTGCGGGGCTCGAAGGCGATGCCGCGAGCGGCCTGAAGGCCGCGATCTTCCGCAACCGGGCGGATGGCAGCACGGATCGCCGTGCGCTGCGCCACATCTTCCTGTTCATCGGCGCAGACCCCAATGCCGGCTGGCTGCAGGACTGCGTGGAGACCGATGGCAAGGGGTTCGTGGTGACCGGCCGGTCGACACTGCCGCTGGAAACGAGCCGGGGCGGCGTGTTCGCGATTGGCGACGTCCGTGCCGGCTCCACCAAGCGCGTCGCCGCCGCCGTGGGCGAAGGCGCGGCGGTGGTCGCCCAGATTCACATCGCGCTGGCGAAGCGCGCTCCCCCGGAGACAGGATGA
- a CDS encoding UBP-type zinc finger domain-containing protein — protein sequence MTINQVTPSARGCEECLALGSPWVHLRICRSCGHVGCCDDSPHRHATAHFHATHHPIIEGYDPPEGWGWCYVDEMVIELPDQTPQLGPIPRYV from the coding sequence ATGACGATCAATCAGGTTACGCCCAGCGCGCGGGGCTGCGAGGAGTGTCTCGCGCTGGGCAGCCCATGGGTTCACCTGCGTATCTGCCGCAGCTGCGGCCATGTCGGCTGCTGCGACGATTCACCCCACCGTCACGCCACGGCGCATTTTCATGCGACGCATCATCCGATCATTGAGGGCTATGATCCGCCGGAGGGATGGGGTTGGTGCTATGTCGACGAAATGGTGATCGAGCTGCCCGACCAGACGCCGCAGCTCGGCCCTATTCCGCGCTATGTTTGA
- a CDS encoding glycosyltransferase, with translation MAIDRPLRTGLTLLLLSLAAYGIVSAPGLAERLGVSAGGIALLGAWSALVIWVLFTTLRKPKHWEWLIFAGFALALRVGSAALADGRSSPGDPHWYLVIAGNLLSGRGLTMFEPYMGSQTYALFPPAYALLLAGWGAVAGFSTASLTILSTLIDMAAAGVILLLANALDARRAGVAAACLYLIWPAQLLDAPLAQKESLASLFVLLLAYGWTVAEPKMRSHAIAIGACTALLALTQPGETLIGGLFALVQLPRLGLRRLLAIGLPALGAAALVMLPWWVRNYMIFGQFVPLTSTSGYSLWIGNNPNATGNWEEPPAALYGLPELAYGRAAAGLAWKWIEAHPADFAHITIAKFLRACAISDAGILRLAVMRPPISATIGALLFPLSYGAHLLMLGAGAMALQLRGNAAMRAISLMVAACMAQLILFGVWFEFGERHRAFLTPFVLLAIAQGVVVAHSRRSVTSARGAVSF, from the coding sequence ATGGCGATCGACCGACCTTTGCGCACCGGGTTGACCCTGCTTCTCCTTTCGCTTGCCGCTTATGGGATCGTTAGCGCGCCGGGATTGGCAGAACGGCTAGGGGTGAGTGCGGGCGGCATCGCGTTGCTGGGCGCATGGAGCGCACTCGTCATCTGGGTGCTGTTCACCACATTGCGCAAACCTAAACATTGGGAATGGTTGATTTTTGCGGGCTTTGCCCTGGCGTTGAGGGTGGGAAGCGCCGCGCTTGCCGATGGCCGGAGCTCGCCGGGCGATCCGCACTGGTATCTGGTGATCGCCGGTAACCTGCTCAGCGGACGCGGGTTGACCATGTTCGAGCCCTATATGGGCAGCCAGACCTACGCCCTGTTTCCCCCGGCCTATGCATTGTTGCTCGCCGGTTGGGGCGCGGTGGCAGGGTTTTCCACCGCGTCGCTGACGATCCTCTCAACCTTGATCGACATGGCGGCGGCCGGCGTCATCCTGTTGCTCGCCAACGCCCTTGACGCGCGCCGGGCCGGGGTGGCGGCCGCCTGCCTCTACCTGATCTGGCCCGCGCAATTGCTCGACGCGCCGCTCGCGCAGAAAGAAAGCCTGGCAAGCCTGTTCGTGTTGCTGCTTGCCTATGGCTGGACGGTTGCCGAACCGAAAATGCGATCCCACGCAATAGCCATTGGCGCTTGCACCGCCCTTCTGGCGCTGACGCAACCTGGCGAGACATTGATCGGTGGTCTGTTCGCGCTTGTCCAACTGCCCCGCCTGGGGCTGCGGCGATTGCTGGCGATCGGGTTGCCGGCGCTGGGCGCGGCGGCACTCGTCATGCTGCCGTGGTGGGTGCGCAATTATATGATATTCGGCCAGTTCGTGCCGCTGACCAGTACAAGCGGATACAGCCTGTGGATCGGCAATAACCCGAACGCCACCGGCAATTGGGAGGAGCCGCCCGCCGCATTATACGGCCTGCCCGAACTGGCTTACGGCCGTGCGGCTGCCGGGCTGGCCTGGAAGTGGATCGAGGCGCATCCGGCGGACTTCGCCCATATCACGATCGCCAAATTCCTGCGCGCCTGCGCAATATCCGATGCCGGTATCCTCCGGCTGGCGGTGATGCGGCCGCCGATCAGCGCTACGATCGGCGCACTGTTATTCCCGCTTTCCTATGGCGCGCATTTGCTCATGCTCGGTGCCGGGGCGATGGCGCTGCAATTGCGGGGCAATGCGGCAATGCGCGCGATATCCCTGATGGTCGCGGCCTGCATGGCGCAATTGATATTGTTCGGCGTCTGGTTCGAATTCGGCGAACGTCACCGGGCTTTCCTGACACCGTTCGTGCTGCTTGCGATTGCCCAAGGGGTGGTTGTCGCGCACTCACGCCGATCGGTCACCTCCGCTCGCGGCGCCGTATCTTTCTAG
- a CDS encoding LysR family transcriptional regulator has protein sequence MMKLEGVAAFVAVTDAGSISEAARRMGLAKSVVSERLAELERILGARLVQRTTRKLSLTEDGQAFLTHARTITREIEEAAAQLSERRGTLSGPLRIAGPVGFGVLHLGRALCSFLAAYPGVDLNLDLDDRFIDVAADGYDAVIRHGPIRDNRLIARRLCVSRRLLVASPAYLAIHGEPTSLDDLERARAVLYANRDSDWRFLTEKGSTVVRPHAALRVNNGLVMRDAALAGIGIALLPSFFVHQELADGRLIQFDIGAEAEGAELYVAYPSNRGASAKVTVLVDWLRQAFGDPPYWEAVPPAS, from the coding sequence ATGATGAAGCTCGAAGGCGTAGCCGCGTTCGTCGCGGTGACGGATGCGGGATCGATCAGCGAGGCCGCGCGGCGCATGGGCCTCGCCAAGTCGGTTGTCAGTGAGCGGCTTGCCGAGCTGGAGCGCATCCTCGGCGCCCGGCTGGTACAACGCACTACCCGCAAACTCTCGCTGACCGAGGATGGGCAGGCCTTTCTCACGCACGCACGGACGATCACGCGCGAGATCGAGGAAGCGGCGGCGCAATTGTCGGAGCGGCGTGGCACGCTATCCGGGCCGCTGCGCATCGCGGGTCCGGTCGGGTTCGGCGTTTTGCATCTTGGGCGGGCGCTCTGTTCGTTCCTCGCCGCATATCCGGGCGTGGACCTCAACCTCGATCTCGACGATCGCTTCATCGATGTGGCGGCGGATGGCTATGACGCGGTGATCCGCCATGGGCCGATCCGCGACAATCGCCTGATCGCGCGGCGACTGTGCGTCAGTCGGCGCTTGCTGGTCGCGTCGCCAGCCTATCTCGCGATACACGGCGAACCCACGTCGCTAGACGATCTCGAACGGGCCCGCGCGGTGCTTTATGCCAATCGCGACAGCGACTGGCGTTTCCTGACCGAAAAGGGCTCCACAGTGGTTCGCCCGCACGCCGCGTTGCGGGTCAACAACGGGCTGGTGATGCGCGACGCGGCGTTGGCCGGCATCGGCATCGCGCTCCTGCCAAGCTTTTTCGTTCATCAGGAACTGGCGGACGGGCGCCTCATACAATTCGATATCGGTGCCGAAGCGGAAGGCGCAGAACTCTATGTCGCTTACCCTTCCAATCGCGGCGCATCGGCGAAGGTGACGGTGCTCGTCGACTGGCTGCGCCAGGCTTTTGGCGACCCGCCTTATTGGGAGGCAGTTCCCCCCGCTTCATGA
- a CDS encoding CHAD domain-containing protein has protein sequence MMTDMAEEVELKLELTPEVANAVEAAGLFSGEPQIVRQYAVYFDTPDHALFGAGLSLRIRRNGDVRVQTIKVDGGAAAGLFVRSEWEREVEGDTPIVDDTTPIPALIGEKVADIAPLFAVENERRLWNGDGIEIALDRGRVIAGEREAPFSEVELEQKGGDASALFALARRIDAVAPVNLGVLSKAERGYRLLLATPSASKAPPVALMPAMTAEASFQMIARACLRHFRLNAPLIRAHQDAGLHQARIALRQLRSALSIHKPMLTDGRAHALNEELRWLAGELGHARDLDVLIKRAGHGPPLERLRDARAHAYMNAISALESDRGRAVVLDVAEWITIGGWLSRSDNRDVRDLPAREFAGSALDRFRRKLKKSGRNLDGLDDEARHDVRKAAKTLRYAADFFAALYRHKRERRRHARFISRLASLQEELGVLNDLVSAPGILHDLGLADDPHAAKLLGTGQKDDLLKAAADAYDALVDAKRFWR, from the coding sequence ATGATGACGGACATGGCCGAAGAAGTCGAATTGAAACTCGAATTGACGCCAGAGGTTGCCAACGCTGTGGAAGCCGCCGGGCTGTTCTCCGGCGAGCCGCAGATCGTCCGGCAATACGCCGTTTATTTCGACACGCCCGACCATGCTTTGTTCGGCGCAGGGCTGTCGCTGCGCATTCGTCGCAACGGCGATGTGCGGGTGCAGACGATCAAAGTTGACGGTGGTGCCGCCGCCGGCCTGTTCGTCCGCTCGGAGTGGGAGCGCGAGGTGGAGGGCGATACGCCGATCGTCGATGACACGACGCCAATCCCCGCGCTGATCGGCGAAAAGGTCGCCGACATCGCGCCCCTGTTCGCCGTTGAGAACGAGCGCCGGCTCTGGAACGGTGACGGTATCGAAATTGCGCTCGATCGCGGGCGGGTGATCGCCGGTGAGCGCGAGGCGCCGTTCAGCGAAGTGGAACTGGAGCAGAAGGGGGGCGATGCTTCCGCGCTGTTCGCCCTCGCGCGCCGGATCGACGCGGTGGCGCCAGTGAATCTTGGCGTGTTGAGCAAGGCGGAGCGTGGCTATCGTCTGCTGCTGGCCACGCCGTCCGCTAGCAAGGCGCCTCCGGTCGCGCTGATGCCGGCAATGACGGCCGAAGCGTCGTTCCAGATGATCGCTCGCGCCTGTTTGCGCCATTTCCGGCTTAATGCGCCGCTGATACGGGCTCATCAGGATGCTGGGCTGCACCAGGCGCGCATCGCGTTGCGACAATTGCGCTCGGCCCTGTCGATCCACAAGCCGATGTTGACCGACGGTCGGGCGCATGCGCTGAACGAGGAACTCCGCTGGCTGGCCGGGGAATTGGGCCACGCGCGCGATCTGGATGTGTTGATCAAACGCGCAGGCCACGGGCCGCCGCTGGAGCGACTGCGCGACGCCCGCGCGCATGCCTATATGAATGCGATATCGGCGCTGGAATCGGATCGCGGCCGCGCGGTCGTGCTCGATGTCGCCGAATGGATTACGATCGGGGGCTGGCTGTCGCGTTCGGATAATCGCGATGTCCGTGATCTGCCCGCTCGCGAGTTCGCGGGCAGCGCGCTCGATCGGTTTCGCCGCAAGCTCAAGAAGAGCGGTCGAAATCTGGATGGGTTGGACGACGAAGCCCGGCATGATGTCCGCAAAGCTGCCAAGACGCTGCGTTACGCGGCCGATTTCTTTGCCGCGCTCTATCGGCACAAGCGCGAGCGACGGCGGCACGCGCGATTTATCTCTCGACTGGCGTCGCTTCAGGAGGAATTGGGCGTCTTGAACGATCTCGTCAGTGCTCCCGGCATTCTGCATGATCTGGGGCTTGCGGACGATCCCCATGCTGCGAAGTTGCTGGGCACCGGGCAGAAGGACGATCTTCTGAAAGCGGCGGCGGATGCGTATGACGCGTTGGTCGACGCCAAGCGATTCTGGCGTTGA